From Melanotaenia boesemani isolate fMelBoe1 chromosome 12, fMelBoe1.pri, whole genome shotgun sequence, a single genomic window includes:
- the LOC121649812 gene encoding protein FAM237A-like: MVPVLINSASVVVFVLACMCAVSLQGQKPGQVDPLTVHRADPQCWDSSSALLLEMRSPRIADTVPAFWDLMESLKSSVNGKHTALFWDLARVFWDIYLDCVLSRSHGLGRRHVTSVQSLITDKFFRFNSSGMNSRAWLSVRVRRRGRITTLKTEPK, translated from the exons ATGGTCCCAGTTCTCATCAACTCAGCCTCCGTCGTAGTGTTTGTGCTGGCCTGCATGTGTGCAGTGTCGCTGCAAGGTCAGAAGCCGGGTCAGGTGGATCCCCTGACGGTCCACCGGGCGGACCCGCAGTGCTGGGACTCGTCCTCGGCTCTGCTGCTGGAGATGCGCTCTCCGAGGATCGCTGACACTGTGCCCGCGTTCTGGGATCTGATGGAGTCTCTCAAGTCATCTGTCAACGGAAAGCACACGGCGCTGTTCTGGGACCTGGCCCGGGTCTTCTGGGACATCTATCTGGACTGCGTCTTGTCCAGGAGTCACGGCTTGGGGCGGAGACACGTTACCTCAGTGCAGTCCCTTATTACTGACA AGTTCTTCAGATTCAACAGCTCTGGCATGAACTCCCGGGCATGGCTGAGCGTCAGAGTGAGACGCAGAGGACGCATCACAACCCTGAAGactgaaccaaaataa